A window from Zingiber officinale cultivar Zhangliang chromosome 7A, Zo_v1.1, whole genome shotgun sequence encodes these proteins:
- the LOC121999441 gene encoding serine/arginine repetitive matrix protein 1-like codes for MATGDYHFPSLDLRVPKRRRTERPRSPLPSGSGLTEDEKECILALLALSRVPVIHDDEEMTPAEEARSSLLRMEEEDQSQSLPLPSSSPLKQQQEVPPISPPSLSQQDEPLPQPPPAERDLSPLPPQQNQPLPLPPPAERALSPLPPKQNQPLPLRPPPEQALSLVLCPMPIRCYRPPLPPPPPPIQRPTPFVYMAPTQQNQLRYVCSECGKAFSSYQALGGHKTKHRKRPAENSAAASAASVVTGSTDQSKPHTCSLCHKSFETGQALGGHMRAHYERNKRQATADSRPVAAAPSSSMTECSTTKGLGIDLNQPPKPEADWATEEEAASSQPAAAATSQPPRFFNFF; via the coding sequence ATGGCGACCGGCGATTACCATTTTCCATCGCTGGACTTGAGGGTGCCTAAGCGAAGGCGAACGGAGCGTCCCCGCTCCCCGCTTCCGTCGGGTTCTGGGCTCACCGAAGACGAGAAGGAGTGCATCCTTGCGCTCCTGGCCTTATCAAGGGTTCCGGTGATTCACGACGACGAGGAGATGACTCCGGCGGAGGAAGCGAGGTCCTCGCTTTTGCGGATGGAGGAGGAGGATCAGAGCCAGTCGCTTCCGTTACCATCGTCGTCTCCACTGAAACAGCAGCAAGAGGTGCCTCCGATTTCACCTCCATCGCTGTCGCAGCAGGATGAGCCACTTCCGCAACCTCCTCCGGCAGAGAGAGACTTATCTCCTCTTCCGCCGCAACAAAACCAACCGCTTCCGCTACCTCCTCCGGCGGAGAGAGCCTTATCTCCTCTTCCGCCGAAACAGAACCAACCGCTTCCGCTACGTCCTCCACCAGAACAAGCGCTGTCTCTGGTTTTGTGCCCGATGCCGATACGCTGTTATCGACCTCCTCTGCCTCCGCCGCCACCGCCGATCCAACGACCGACTCCTTTTGTATATATGGCACCGACACAGCAGAACCAGTTGCGGTATGTATGCTCCGAGTGCGGCAAAGCATTCTCTTCGTACCAGGCCTTGGGAGGCCACAAAACCAAACACCGGAAGCGCCCTGCCGAAAACAGCGCCGCCGCATCCGCCGCGTCGGTCGTTACCGGATCAACAGATCAGAGCAAGCCTCACACTTGCTCTTTATGCCACAAGTCGTTCGAGACGGGGCAAGCGCTGGGCGGGCACATGAGAGCCCACTACGAGCGCAATAAACGACAAGCCACCGCCGATAGCAGACCGGTGGCAGCAGCCCCGTCATCTTCAATGACGGAGTGCTCGACCACGAAGGGCCTGGGAATCGACCTCAACCAGCCGCCGAAGCCGGAAGCGGATTGGGCCACGGAAGAAGAAGCGGCGAGCTCTCAGCCGGCGGCGGCCGCCACGTCCCAACCTCCTCGCTTCTTTAACTTCTTTTAA